Proteins encoded together in one Desulfovibrio aminophilus window:
- a CDS encoding LysM peptidoglycan-binding domain-containing protein, producing the protein MKKLVLLAVIVSLTFAWGCAKKVKSQPEPAPVKQEKVLSPMELYEQEYRKLPTSHTVVKGECLWWISEYKQIYNDPFMWPLIYKANRAQIKKSPNLIYPGQNFAIPRDFSLDEAKAARHMAGKSKKRSDPAATAVLPPALRSQLGYGF; encoded by the coding sequence ATGAAAAAGCTCGTTTTGCTGGCCGTTATCGTCAGCCTGACCTTCGCTTGGGGCTGCGCCAAAAAGGTGAAGTCCCAGCCGGAGCCGGCTCCCGTCAAGCAGGAAAAGGTTCTCTCGCCCATGGAGCTCTATGAGCAGGAGTACCGGAAGCTGCCCACGTCCCACACCGTCGTGAAGGGCGAGTGCCTGTGGTGGATCTCCGAGTACAAGCAGATCTACAACGACCCCTTCATGTGGCCCCTGATCTACAAGGCCAACCGCGCCCAGATCAAGAAGAGCCCGAACCTCATCTACCCCGGCCAGAATTTCGCCATTCCGCGCGACTTCTCGCTGGACGAGGCCAAGGCCGCCCGCCACATGGCCGGCAAGTCCAAGAAGCGTTCTGATCCCGCCGCCACCGCCGTGCTGCCCCCGGCTCTCCGCAGCCAGCTCGGCTACGGCTTCTAA
- a CDS encoding potassium channel family protein, with amino-acid sequence MKLPAWLSSTTAKLVLLIALVLLAGSLGFSYFEREGRGEDVFTALWWTVVTLTTVGYGDVVPVTTGGRVTGFLVMVCGIGLVSTLTGNLASLLVDRKVRKRKGLLAVKKVGHIVVMGWNGFALNLVKNLGEAGLLKERGLVLVNALPQDARDQIAYQLELGDRLEFVFGNITQESVVHRARPEAAKVIYLLSQENMDPKEADQQTLYAALAVREQTKDVPLYCEVGLPENRKHLLRAGATETLIRGEIASRVLGLMGSNQSVWAFLQALLGMRGENVLDFRPLNAEEKAGSWRGLAEAMRRADGSLPLALCQFSRALSLGDILDEGQALDMFILELFQNSGRDTRLGSQGPGVRVNPPDDELLAAYDAVLFLKPGAAR; translated from the coding sequence ATGAAACTTCCCGCCTGGCTCTCCTCCACCACCGCCAAGCTCGTCCTGCTCATCGCCCTGGTGCTGCTGGCGGGTTCCCTGGGGTTCTCCTATTTCGAGCGCGAGGGCCGGGGCGAGGACGTCTTCACGGCCCTCTGGTGGACCGTGGTGACGCTCACCACGGTGGGCTACGGCGACGTCGTCCCGGTGACCACCGGCGGACGCGTCACCGGATTCCTGGTCATGGTCTGCGGCATCGGCCTGGTCTCCACCCTGACCGGCAATCTCGCCTCCCTCCTCGTGGACCGCAAGGTCCGCAAACGCAAAGGACTGCTCGCGGTGAAAAAGGTCGGCCACATCGTCGTCATGGGCTGGAACGGCTTCGCCCTGAACCTGGTCAAGAACCTCGGCGAGGCCGGGCTGCTCAAGGAACGCGGCCTGGTCCTGGTCAACGCCCTGCCTCAGGACGCCCGCGATCAGATCGCCTATCAGCTGGAACTGGGCGACCGGCTTGAGTTCGTCTTCGGCAACATCACCCAGGAAAGCGTGGTCCACCGGGCCCGGCCCGAGGCCGCCAAGGTCATCTATCTCCTCTCCCAGGAGAACATGGACCCCAAGGAGGCCGACCAGCAGACCCTCTACGCCGCCCTGGCCGTGCGCGAGCAGACCAAGGACGTGCCGCTCTACTGCGAGGTGGGCCTGCCCGAGAACCGCAAGCACCTCCTGCGCGCCGGGGCCACCGAAACCCTCATCCGGGGCGAGATCGCCAGCCGCGTCCTGGGCCTCATGGGCAGCAACCAGTCGGTCTGGGCCTTTCTCCAGGCCCTGCTGGGCATGCGCGGGGAAAACGTCCTGGACTTCCGCCCGCTCAACGCCGAGGAGAAGGCCGGTTCCTGGCGCGGGCTGGCCGAGGCCATGCGCCGCGCCGACGGCTCCCTGCCCCTGGCCCTGTGCCAGTTCTCGCGGGCCCTCTCCCTGGGCGACATCCTGGACGAGGGCCAGGCCCTGGACATGTTCATCCTGGAGCTGTTCCAGAATTCCGGCCGCGACACCCGCCTGGGCAGCCAGGGGCCGGGCGTGCGCGTGAATCCGCCGGACGACGAACTCCTGGCCGCCTATGACGCGGTCCTCTTCCTCAAGCCCGGAGCCGCGCGATGA
- a CDS encoding cyclic nucleotide-binding domain-containing protein, which produces MTDSLDWSKIALFEGFSEQWLERARGIFDRLDLPAGSLLIEEGQDGDEMYILVQGRVRVTKSMLLKDMSLPLAVVENPRKVLATLDASRFPLFGEIALIDRDTRSATVAVLEDSQFLRTDRERFFGLMESEPALAAHLLLILAKRFAATIRKGNTELVKLSTALALALSRGT; this is translated from the coding sequence ATGACCGACAGCCTGGACTGGAGCAAGATCGCCCTGTTCGAGGGTTTTTCCGAGCAATGGCTCGAACGGGCGCGGGGCATCTTCGACCGCCTGGACCTGCCCGCCGGGTCCCTGCTCATCGAGGAGGGCCAGGACGGGGACGAAATGTACATCCTCGTCCAGGGCCGGGTCCGGGTGACCAAGTCCATGCTCCTCAAGGACATGTCCCTGCCCCTGGCCGTGGTGGAGAATCCCCGCAAGGTCCTGGCCACCCTGGACGCCAGCCGCTTCCCCCTGTTCGGCGAGATCGCGCTCATCGACCGCGACACCCGCTCGGCCACGGTGGCGGTACTGGAGGACTCCCAGTTCCTGCGCACCGACCGCGAACGCTTTTTCGGCCTCATGGAGAGCGAGCCCGCCCTGGCCGCCCACCTCCTGCTCATCCTGGCCAAGCGCTTCGCGGCCACCATCCGCAAGGGCAACACCGAGCTGGTCAAGCTCTCCACGGCCCTGGCCCTGGCGCTCTCGCGCGGGACGTGA
- a CDS encoding glycosyltransferase family 4 protein, giving the protein MRIAVIAGYSPALTNFHGPLLAAMRARGHEVTALAPDDNPAARDALRRMGVSFVPVSLSRAGLNPLADLAFLRELTGWLRRLAPDASLSLMVKPVIWGSLAASLARVPAIYALIPGLGRAFGLEGEHLPLGRRLLNRLVRGLYRLALPRCRGVLFLNPDDRDLFRNLGLLRPEQASIVVPGAGVDLTRFSPAEPVLPDPVEGGPVFLTMTRLLLDKGLPEFAEAARTLKARYPAAEFRVLGAPEPGPGGVPAERLLAWAEEGAVRVLEPVADVRPELRRASVCVLASAYREGLPRSLLEAMSMARPIIASDTPGCRETVIPRRNGFLVPPRDPQALARAMERFILDPELIAEMGAESRLLAERRFGSEQVDAQILDFLGLA; this is encoded by the coding sequence ATGAGGATCGCCGTCATCGCCGGGTACTCGCCCGCCCTGACCAATTTCCACGGGCCGCTGCTGGCGGCCATGCGCGCGCGCGGCCATGAGGTCACGGCCCTGGCCCCGGACGACAACCCGGCGGCGCGCGACGCCCTGCGCCGCATGGGCGTGTCCTTCGTGCCCGTGTCCCTGAGCCGGGCCGGGCTCAATCCCCTGGCCGACCTGGCCTTCCTGCGCGAACTCACCGGCTGGCTGCGCCGCCTGGCCCCGGACGCGAGCCTCTCGCTCATGGTCAAGCCCGTAATCTGGGGCTCCCTGGCCGCGAGCCTGGCCCGCGTGCCCGCGATCTACGCCCTGATCCCCGGCCTGGGCCGGGCCTTCGGCCTGGAGGGCGAACACCTGCCCCTGGGGCGGCGACTCCTGAATCGGCTCGTGCGCGGGCTCTACCGCCTGGCCCTGCCGCGTTGCCGGGGAGTGCTCTTCCTCAATCCCGACGACCGCGACCTGTTCCGCAACCTCGGCCTGCTGCGGCCGGAGCAGGCCTCCATCGTGGTGCCCGGCGCGGGCGTGGACCTGACGCGCTTCTCCCCGGCCGAGCCCGTGCTGCCCGATCCCGTGGAGGGCGGGCCGGTGTTCCTGACCATGACCCGTCTGCTCCTGGACAAGGGCCTGCCGGAATTCGCCGAGGCCGCCCGCACCCTCAAGGCCCGCTACCCGGCCGCCGAATTCCGGGTGCTCGGCGCGCCCGAACCCGGCCCCGGCGGGGTGCCCGCCGAGCGGCTGCTGGCCTGGGCCGAGGAGGGCGCGGTGCGCGTGCTGGAGCCGGTGGCCGACGTGCGGCCGGAGCTGCGCCGAGCCTCGGTCTGCGTCCTGGCCTCGGCCTACCGCGAGGGCCTGCCGCGCTCCCTGCTGGAGGCCATGAGCATGGCCCGGCCGATCATCGCCAGCGACACCCCCGGCTGCCGCGAGACCGTGATCCCCCGCCGCAACGGCTTCCTCGTGCCGCCGCGCGATCCCCAGGCCCTGGCCCGGGCCATGGAGCGCTTCATCCTCGACCCGGAACTCATCGCCGAGATGGGCGCGGAAAGCCGCCTCCTGGCCGAGCGCCGCTTCGGCTCCGAGCAGGTCGACGCCCAGATTCTCGACTTCCTGGGGCTGGCGTGA
- a CDS encoding sugar transferase, with amino-acid sequence MKRFLDVLLSTLLLAILSPLLAATALAVRLGLGPGVLFRQERPGLGGRPFTLLKFRTMRPGPGPDAARLTRLGRFLRRASLDELPELWNVLRGDMSLVGPRPLLMRYLPLYTPRQARRMEVLPGITGWAQVNGRNALTWEERFELDIWYVEHRSLVLDLRILGRTAWTVLSGRGVSAPGQATMQEFRGPVRQEENG; translated from the coding sequence GTGAAGCGGTTCCTGGACGTCCTGCTCTCCACCCTGCTTCTGGCGATCCTTTCGCCGCTCCTGGCCGCCACGGCCCTGGCCGTGCGCCTGGGCCTGGGGCCGGGCGTGCTCTTCCGCCAGGAACGGCCCGGGCTGGGCGGCAGGCCCTTCACCCTGCTCAAGTTCCGCACCATGCGCCCCGGCCCGGGACCGGACGCCGCGCGCCTGACCCGCCTGGGCCGTTTCCTGCGGCGCGCCTCGCTGGACGAGCTGCCCGAGCTCTGGAACGTGCTGCGCGGGGACATGAGCCTGGTGGGGCCCCGGCCCCTGCTCATGCGCTACCTGCCGCTCTACACCCCGCGCCAGGCCCGGCGCATGGAGGTCCTCCCCGGGATCACGGGCTGGGCCCAGGTGAACGGCCGCAACGCCCTGACCTGGGAGGAGCGCTTCGAGCTGGATATCTGGTACGTGGAGCACCGCTCCCTGGTCCTGGACCTGCGCATCCTGGGCCGCACGGCCTGGACCGTGCTTTCGGGCCGAGGGGTGAGCGCGCCGGGACAGGCCACCATGCAGGAATTCCGGGGCCCGGTCCGGCAAGAGGAAAACGGCTAG
- a CDS encoding WD40 repeat domain-containing protein has product MLVRRILLFACLLLPLACGARRAEVRPEPVALEPDLAAPSESLPDLLFRARHGQSFDVDQLYDPPPESALGQYVFQLARRPATLYLFDQATAYQATDTSLAAALADGTIRLFGDRPCSGVRLERGPARLLSWLPGSRRLAAADADGNLLIVDTESCRLDRGQTLSGPVAALAVSPSGAWLAAADATGTVWCAGASGAAKAVPLKLPAPCLALGFSQGDGVLLAACSDGSVFLFSPAQDKLLDSFRARGGPYETARFTDGRVEFGLSGGRVESFDLADGKSSGLGRDETGFSLEGGVLTYRTWYNVPQQRLLPGPVRLSADVSRAAAQVRVHEPDGSLRCYAADGGASAPCAEAGDWEPQTLDQDGRFRHKGREYAVADRAFQVEHARLLCRFVPGQGFYLWWIRAERPNSANPLQGHLPIRETLDPGETVRWAPLNPPKELP; this is encoded by the coding sequence ATGCTCGTCCGGCGCATCCTCCTTTTCGCCTGCCTTCTCCTGCCCCTGGCCTGCGGGGCCAGGCGGGCCGAGGTCCGGCCGGAGCCCGTGGCCCTGGAGCCCGACCTCGCGGCTCCCTCGGAGTCCCTGCCGGACCTCCTCTTCCGGGCCCGCCACGGGCAGTCCTTCGACGTGGACCAACTCTACGACCCGCCGCCGGAGAGCGCCCTGGGGCAGTATGTCTTCCAGCTGGCCCGCCGTCCGGCCACCCTCTACCTTTTCGACCAGGCCACGGCCTACCAGGCCACGGACACGAGCCTGGCCGCGGCCCTGGCCGACGGCACGATCCGCCTCTTCGGCGATCGCCCCTGCTCGGGGGTGCGCCTGGAGCGCGGACCGGCGCGCCTGCTCTCCTGGCTGCCGGGGTCGCGGCGGCTGGCCGCCGCCGATGCGGACGGCAACCTGCTCATCGTGGACACCGAGTCCTGCCGCCTGGACCGCGGCCAGACCCTTTCCGGCCCGGTGGCGGCCCTGGCCGTGTCGCCCTCCGGGGCCTGGCTGGCGGCGGCCGACGCCACGGGAACCGTGTGGTGCGCCGGGGCCTCGGGCGCGGCCAAGGCCGTGCCGCTCAAGCTTCCGGCCCCCTGCCTGGCCCTGGGCTTCAGCCAGGGCGACGGAGTGCTCCTGGCGGCCTGCTCCGACGGCTCGGTGTTCCTCTTCTCGCCCGCCCAGGACAAGCTTTTGGACAGCTTCCGCGCGCGCGGCGGGCCTTACGAGACGGCCCGCTTCACCGACGGCCGGGTGGAATTCGGCCTGTCCGGCGGCCGGGTGGAGTCCTTCGATCTGGCCGACGGCAAATCTTCGGGCCTGGGCCGCGACGAAACCGGCTTCAGCCTGGAGGGCGGGGTGCTGACCTACCGCACCTGGTACAACGTGCCCCAGCAACGGCTGTTGCCCGGGCCCGTCCGGCTCTCGGCCGACGTGTCGCGGGCCGCCGCCCAGGTGCGCGTGCATGAGCCCGACGGCTCCCTGCGCTGCTACGCGGCCGACGGCGGGGCGTCCGCGCCCTGCGCCGAGGCCGGGGACTGGGAGCCCCAGACCCTGGACCAGGACGGCCGCTTCCGCCACAAGGGCCGCGAATACGCCGTGGCCGACCGCGCGTTCCAGGTGGAGCACGCCCGCCTGCTCTGCCGCTTCGTGCCCGGCCAGGGCTTCTATCTCTGGTGGATCCGGGCCGAACGGCCCAACAGCGCCAATCCCCTGCAGGGACACCTGCCCATCCGCGAGACCCTGGACCCCGGCGAGACCGTGCGCTGGGCGCCGCTCAACCCGCCCAAGGAGCTCCCCTAG
- a CDS encoding ferredoxin has protein sequence MGYKITVDEDKCIGCGSCVDICPSEVYELQNEKAVVVNLEECVGCESCVESCEQGAITVEEE, from the coding sequence ATGGGTTACAAGATCACCGTTGACGAGGACAAGTGCATCGGCTGCGGCAGCTGCGTCGACATCTGCCCCTCCGAAGTCTATGAGCTGCAGAACGAGAAGGCCGTCGTGGTCAACCTTGAGGAGTGCGTGGGCTGCGAGTCCTGCGTGGAGTCCTGCGAGCAGGGCGCCATCACCGTCGAGGAAGAGTAG
- a CDS encoding septal ring lytic transglycosylase RlpA family protein: MKTLHIALIAALTLVLLTGCAARQRPDLPEELEQAEETEAVLGPDQPHRAQEEKARPQAKALARESDLTDHQMAALKQSLGKDAFDQTGQGAWTDLPGQGQGGLTAAHATLPVGSKVEVTNLDNSRRAVVMITDRNPSGGRLIEVSRSAAEQLGMTGAATAQVGLRVLDRPRGKAAKAAAAKAAAAARKPKAAPAPKRVQAEEDENAVSPEDRITADEAEGRVSAPRAASKSKPAKTKTAQAAPAKAAKTPAAQAKAAQAAPTASGGRYYVQVGSFSNKANAEALVKRLKAQGYGSSRMAESRKDGKTLYRVQAGAFADKARAGAAQGALKGEFPSSYIVGD, from the coding sequence ATGAAAACCCTGCATATCGCCCTGATCGCGGCCCTGACCCTCGTCCTGCTCACCGGCTGCGCCGCCAGGCAGCGGCCCGATCTGCCCGAGGAGCTCGAACAGGCCGAGGAGACCGAGGCGGTTCTCGGCCCGGACCAGCCCCACCGCGCCCAGGAGGAGAAGGCCAGGCCCCAGGCCAAGGCCCTGGCCCGCGAATCCGACCTCACCGACCACCAGATGGCCGCGCTCAAGCAGTCCCTGGGCAAGGACGCCTTCGACCAGACCGGCCAGGGAGCCTGGACCGATCTCCCCGGCCAGGGCCAGGGCGGGCTCACGGCGGCCCACGCCACCCTGCCCGTGGGCTCCAAGGTGGAGGTCACCAACCTGGACAACAGCCGCCGCGCGGTGGTCATGATCACCGACCGCAATCCCTCCGGCGGGCGGCTCATCGAGGTGTCACGCTCGGCCGCCGAGCAACTCGGCATGACCGGCGCGGCCACGGCCCAGGTCGGCCTGCGGGTGTTGGACCGGCCCCGGGGCAAGGCCGCCAAGGCGGCCGCGGCGAAGGCCGCGGCGGCCGCGAGGAAGCCCAAGGCCGCGCCCGCGCCCAAGCGGGTCCAGGCGGAAGAGGACGAGAACGCGGTGAGCCCGGAGGACCGGATCACCGCCGACGAGGCCGAGGGCCGCGTGAGCGCCCCGAGGGCCGCCTCCAAGTCCAAGCCCGCGAAGACCAAGACGGCCCAGGCCGCTCCGGCCAAGGCCGCCAAGACTCCCGCCGCGCAGGCCAAGGCGGCGCAGGCCGCGCCCACGGCCTCCGGCGGCCGCTACTATGTGCAGGTGGGGTCGTTCTCGAACAAGGCCAACGCCGAGGCGCTGGTGAAGCGCCTCAAGGCCCAGGGCTACGGAAGCTCCCGCATGGCGGAGAGCCGCAAGGACGGCAAGACGCTCTACAGGGTCCAGGCGGGCGCGTTCGCGGACAAGGCCCGCGCCGGCGCCGCCCAGGGCGCGCTCAAGGGGGAGTTCCCCTCGAGCTACATCGTGGGCGACTAG
- a CDS encoding integration host factor subunit alpha, giving the protein MSGQTLTKAGIVDYIYEKTDKNRAEIKELVEVVLDLMKQSIKKDHALLVSGFGKFEAYPKKARKGRNPQTSQTITLPPRKVVVFRLSRKFRAELNP; this is encoded by the coding sequence ATGAGCGGGCAGACCCTGACCAAGGCCGGCATCGTGGATTACATCTACGAGAAGACGGACAAGAACCGCGCCGAGATCAAGGAGCTGGTCGAGGTGGTGCTGGATCTCATGAAACAGTCCATCAAGAAGGACCACGCCCTGCTCGTGAGCGGCTTCGGCAAGTTCGAGGCCTACCCCAAGAAGGCCCGCAAGGGACGCAACCCGCAGACCAGCCAGACCATCACCCTGCCGCCGCGCAAGGTCGTGGTCTTCCGCCTGTCCCGCAAGTTCCGGGCCGAGCTGAACCCCTAG
- a CDS encoding HIT family protein codes for MSSECIFCRIVAGEIPCAKLYETETVLAFLDIAPVRKGHALVLPKAHHPDLWSLPAGLGDDLLAAMQAVGRAVVAATGAEGLNVGMNNREAAGQLVPHAHFHLIPRNAGDGLALWAQSSYAGQEEMARLAEAIRARI; via the coding sequence ATGTCCAGCGAGTGCATCTTCTGCCGGATCGTGGCCGGGGAAATCCCCTGCGCCAAGCTGTATGAGACCGAGACGGTCCTGGCCTTCCTGGACATCGCCCCGGTGCGCAAGGGCCACGCCCTGGTGCTGCCCAAGGCGCACCATCCCGACCTTTGGAGCCTTCCCGCCGGACTGGGCGACGACCTCCTGGCGGCCATGCAGGCCGTGGGGCGGGCCGTGGTCGCGGCCACCGGCGCCGAAGGGCTCAACGTGGGCATGAACAACCGCGAGGCGGCGGGGCAGCTGGTGCCCCACGCCCACTTCCACCTGATTCCCCGGAACGCGGGCGACGGGCTGGCCCTCTGGGCCCAGTCGTCCTATGCCGGGCAGGAGGAAATGGCCCGGTTGGCCGAGGCCATCCGCGCCAGGATCTGA
- a CDS encoding nucleoside-diphosphate sugar epimerase/dehydratase, which translates to MRAPLANARNPRFWLMAGADALLFGLSLWLAYQLRFDFAPPPAFAEQIPGLLVAAVPLKAALFLLFGLYRGMWRYTGLTDLKRLVRAVALAELLLVVVILYRHGFVGFSRSVFVLDGLLSLLLTSGLRLGVRTFFARRAGTAGPGRRALIVGAGRAGEMLLREMNADPGLGLRPVGFLDDDPTKRGRTIHDLPVLGPVSELAAVAAREAVDEVVIAVSRATPDEMRAMLEACRASGLPHKILPALDRLLDGSGVAAALREVDYADLLGREEVRLDEAGIRAMLAGRVILVTGCGGSIGSELARRIIGFGPERLVLLDQGEYNLYAARDELERELGFGRLAVVLGSVTDRALLDRVLAEHRPAVIFHAAAYKHVPMMEENPWQAVRNNVLGTRELMAAAVAAGVERFVLVSTDKAVRPTNVMGASKRVTELLMACFAEGPTRFMAVRFGNVLGSSGSVVPLFRRQIGRGGPVTVTHPEAARYFMSITEAAQLILQAGAMGRGGEVFVLDMGVPVRIADMARDLIRLSGKEPDRDVRIVFTGLRPGEKLSEELITEGEGILRTEHEKILVLGSAPPDPGFVARGVERLARAAEAHDAAAIRAAFRELAPEYAPGPDDSSAGSGPSGGGEDIP; encoded by the coding sequence ATGCGCGCGCCCCTGGCCAACGCGCGCAACCCGCGTTTCTGGCTCATGGCCGGGGCCGACGCCCTGCTCTTCGGCCTGTCGCTCTGGCTGGCCTACCAGCTGCGTTTCGATTTCGCCCCGCCGCCCGCCTTCGCGGAGCAGATTCCCGGCCTGCTTGTCGCGGCCGTGCCGCTCAAGGCCGCGCTGTTCCTGCTCTTCGGCCTGTACCGGGGCATGTGGCGCTACACCGGCCTGACGGACCTGAAGCGCCTGGTGCGGGCCGTGGCCCTGGCCGAGCTGCTCCTGGTGGTGGTCATTCTCTACCGCCACGGCTTCGTGGGCTTTTCCCGCAGCGTATTCGTCCTGGACGGACTGCTCTCCCTGCTGCTGACCTCGGGCCTGCGCCTGGGGGTGCGGACCTTTTTCGCCCGCCGCGCCGGGACCGCCGGACCGGGCCGCCGCGCGCTCATCGTTGGCGCGGGCCGGGCCGGGGAGATGCTCCTGCGCGAGATGAACGCCGACCCGGGGCTGGGGCTGCGGCCCGTGGGCTTCCTGGACGACGACCCGACCAAGCGCGGCCGGACCATCCACGACCTGCCCGTGCTCGGGCCCGTGTCCGAGCTGGCGGCCGTGGCCGCGCGCGAGGCCGTGGACGAGGTGGTCATCGCGGTGTCGCGGGCCACGCCGGACGAGATGCGGGCCATGCTGGAGGCCTGCCGGGCCTCGGGCCTGCCGCACAAGATCCTGCCCGCCCTGGACCGGCTGCTGGACGGCTCCGGGGTGGCGGCGGCCCTGCGCGAGGTGGACTACGCCGACCTCCTGGGCCGCGAGGAGGTGCGCCTGGACGAGGCGGGCATCCGCGCCATGCTGGCCGGACGAGTGATTCTGGTCACGGGCTGCGGCGGGTCCATCGGCTCGGAACTGGCCCGCCGGATCATCGGCTTCGGCCCCGAACGGCTCGTGCTCCTGGACCAGGGCGAGTACAACCTCTACGCCGCGCGTGACGAGCTGGAGCGGGAGCTGGGCTTCGGCCGATTGGCCGTGGTGCTCGGCAGCGTCACGGATCGGGCCCTCCTGGACCGGGTCCTGGCCGAGCACCGCCCGGCCGTGATCTTCCACGCGGCGGCCTACAAGCACGTGCCCATGATGGAGGAGAACCCCTGGCAGGCCGTGCGCAACAACGTGCTCGGCACGCGGGAGCTCATGGCCGCCGCCGTCGCCGCCGGGGTGGAGCGCTTCGTGCTCGTGTCCACGGACAAGGCCGTGCGGCCGACCAACGTCATGGGCGCGTCCAAGCGGGTCACGGAGCTGCTCATGGCCTGCTTCGCGGAGGGGCCCACGCGCTTCATGGCCGTGCGCTTCGGCAACGTGCTCGGCTCCAGCGGCTCGGTGGTCCCGCTCTTCCGCCGCCAGATCGGGCGCGGCGGGCCCGTGACCGTGACCCACCCCGAGGCCGCGCGCTACTTCATGAGCATCACCGAGGCGGCCCAGCTCATCCTCCAGGCCGGGGCCATGGGCCGGGGCGGGGAGGTCTTCGTCCTGGACATGGGCGTGCCGGTGCGGATCGCGGACATGGCCCGGGATCTCATCCGGCTCTCGGGCAAGGAGCCGGACCGGGACGTGCGCATCGTCTTCACCGGGCTGCGGCCCGGCGAGAAGCTCAGCGAGGAGCTCATCACCGAGGGCGAGGGCATTTTGCGCACGGAGCACGAAAAGATTCTCGTCCTGGGCTCCGCGCCGCCGGACCCCGGATTCGTGGCGCGCGGGGTGGAGCGGCTGGCCCGGGCCGCCGAGGCCCACGACGCGGCCGCCATCCGGGCGGCCTTCCGCGAACTGGCCCCGGAGTATGCGCCCGGCCCCGACGATTCGTCGGCCGGGAGCGGGCCGTCCGGCGGGGGCGAGGATATTCCTTGA
- a CDS encoding DegT/DnrJ/EryC1/StrS aminotransferase family protein, producing MPRLFLSPPHLSGEEFELVRGAFDSGWIAPLGPMLEAFERAFAEMCGIRHCLALSSGTAALHLGLRMLGVGPGDVVLASTLTFVGGVAPAAQLGAELAFVDCDRATWTMDPGLLEEALEAYVREGRRVRAVAPTDLYGHCADYDRLQEICDRHGVPLLVDAAESVGSTYKGRHAGKGARAAAFSFNGNKIITAGGGGLLASDDAALIAEARRLSQQARDPAPHYEHSTLGYNYRLSNVLAAIGLGQLRALPGRVARRREIFDEYREFLGRAPGVSFMPEAEWCRGNRWLTVVLLDREAFGLDREAARLVLEARDMESRPMWKPMHLQPVFRDARVFGGAVSAELFERGLCLPSGTAMTREDVRAVSRVLLEAAGKA from the coding sequence ATGCCGCGCCTGTTTCTTTCGCCGCCGCACTTGAGCGGAGAGGAATTCGAGCTCGTCCGGGGGGCCTTCGACTCGGGCTGGATCGCGCCCCTCGGGCCCATGCTCGAAGCCTTCGAGCGGGCCTTCGCGGAGATGTGCGGCATCCGCCACTGCCTGGCCCTGTCCAGCGGCACGGCGGCCCTGCACCTGGGCCTGCGCATGCTCGGGGTCGGCCCCGGAGACGTGGTCCTGGCCTCCACCCTGACCTTCGTGGGCGGCGTGGCCCCGGCCGCGCAGCTCGGCGCGGAACTCGCCTTCGTGGACTGCGATCGGGCCACCTGGACCATGGACCCCGGCCTCCTGGAGGAGGCCCTGGAGGCCTACGTCCGCGAGGGCCGGAGGGTGCGCGCCGTGGCGCCCACGGACCTCTATGGCCACTGCGCGGACTACGACCGGCTCCAGGAAATCTGCGACCGCCACGGCGTGCCCCTGCTGGTGGACGCGGCCGAATCCGTGGGCTCCACCTACAAGGGGCGGCACGCGGGCAAGGGCGCGCGCGCGGCGGCCTTCTCCTTCAACGGCAACAAGATCATCACCGCCGGGGGCGGCGGCCTGCTGGCCTCGGACGACGCGGCCCTCATCGCCGAGGCCCGGCGGCTCTCGCAGCAGGCCCGCGACCCGGCCCCGCACTATGAGCACAGCACCCTCGGCTACAACTACCGCCTGAGCAACGTGCTGGCCGCCATCGGCCTGGGCCAGCTGCGGGCCCTGCCCGGCCGGGTGGCCCGGCGGCGGGAGATCTTCGACGAATACCGGGAGTTCCTGGGCCGGGCTCCGGGCGTCTCGTTCATGCCCGAGGCGGAGTGGTGCCGGGGCAACCGCTGGCTCACGGTGGTCCTCCTGGACCGGGAGGCCTTCGGCCTGGACCGCGAGGCGGCCCGCCTGGTCCTGGAGGCCCGGGACATGGAGTCCCGGCCCATGTGGAAACCCATGCACCTCCAGCCCGTGTTCCGGGACGCGCGGGTCTTCGGCGGGGCCGTGAGCGCGGAGCTTTTCGAGCGCGGGCTCTGCCTGCCCTCGGGCACGGCCATGACCCGGGAGGACGTGCGGGCCGTGTCCCGCGTCCTCCTGGAGGCGGCGGGGAAGGCCTGA